The following are from one region of the Nostoc cf. commune SO-36 genome:
- a CDS encoding response regulator has translation MSEIKILVIEDHNLTRIGLRSALQTQPDFNIVGEAANAADGIKLLKSLKPDVATIDIGLPDMDGIDLTRTFRQYQGENEDYTTKLLILTMQNSEQAVLAAFAAGADSYCMKDIETERLVEAVRTTYAGSSWIDPAIADLVLQQIRQDFPDGSRGASGKRVLIEGIDPDTEKSIVSYPLTHREMDVLELIVAGCDNAEIAKRLYLTVGTVKTHVRGILNKLCVADRTQAAVRALRAGLVP, from the coding sequence ATGAGTGAAATCAAGATCCTTGTGATTGAAGATCACAACCTGACAAGAATCGGCTTACGCTCTGCTTTACAAACCCAGCCAGACTTTAACATTGTTGGAGAAGCAGCCAATGCAGCTGACGGCATTAAGCTTCTGAAAAGTCTCAAGCCTGATGTTGCTACTATTGACATCGGTTTGCCTGACATGGATGGTATTGATCTAACACGCACATTTAGACAATATCAAGGAGAGAATGAGGACTATACCACAAAGCTGCTAATTTTGACGATGCAAAATAGCGAACAGGCAGTTTTAGCAGCATTTGCAGCAGGTGCAGATTCTTATTGCATGAAGGATATCGAAACTGAAAGACTAGTTGAGGCTGTGCGAACGACTTATGCAGGTAGCTCATGGATCGATCCTGCGATCGCAGACCTTGTACTACAACAAATACGTCAAGATTTCCCCGATGGCAGCAGAGGGGCATCTGGAAAACGAGTCTTGATTGAAGGTATTGACCCAGATACTGAGAAAAGTATAGTCAGCTATCCTTTAACTCATAGAGAAATGGATGTTTTAGAATTGATTGTCGCTGGCTGTGACAATGCAGAAATTGCTAAAAGGCTCTATTTAACAGTTGGTACTGTAAAAACTCATGTTCGAGGTATTCTCAATAAACTCTGTGTTGCTGACCGGACACAGGCTGCCGTCCGTGCTTTGCGAGCTGGATTAGTACCGTGA